In Rutidosis leptorrhynchoides isolate AG116_Rl617_1_P2 chromosome 2, CSIRO_AGI_Rlap_v1, whole genome shotgun sequence, one genomic interval encodes:
- the LOC139891684 gene encoding probable sodium/metabolite cotransporter BASS5, chloroplastic has product MILRSIEHLHHFNQQSSFFPRNYSSENTKISFPIRLHNPFSSSSCWRSKLIVHRRLVSGQLPDRIDDSDETLNYSPVSPQIHEKKVSFVDVLKNANAVLPQVVLASTILALVYPPSFTWFNSRYYAPALGFLMFAVGLNSSEKDFIEAFNRPAPIVAGYVGQFVLKPLLGYLFGTMAMTFFGLPTSLGAGIMLASCVSGAQLSNYATFLTDPTMAPLSIVMTSLSTATAVFVTPLLSLLLIGKRLPVDVQGMISNILQIVVSPVAAGLLLNRFLPRISSAIRPFLPPLSVLVTSLCVGAPLAININSVLSPFGISVVLLVIGFHLSAFVLGYVFTGVVFHNAPDVKPLQRTLSYETGMQSSLLALALANKFFQNPLVGVPPAISVVIMSLMGFSLVMIWDKKKV; this is encoded by the exons ATGATTCTCAGGAGTATCGAACATCTTCATCATTTTAATCAACAATCTTCCTTTTTCCCGCGAAATTATTCTTCAG AAAACACTAAGATCTCGTTCCCTATTCGCCTCCACAACCCCTTCTCTTCTTCTTCAT GTTGGAGGTCTAAATTAATTGTTCATAGACGGCTTGTATCTGGTCAATTACCTGATAGAATTGATGACTCTGATGAAACCCTAAATTATTCTCCAGTTTCACCTCAG ATACATGAAAAGAAGGTGTCATTTGTGGATGTTCTAAAAAATGCGAACGCTGTATTGCCTCAAGTAGTTCTTGCTAGTACGATATTAGCTCTTGTCTATCCACCATCTTTTACATGGTTTAATAGCAG GTATTATGCCCCAGCTTTAGGTTTTTTGATGTTTGCAGTCGGGCTTAATTCTAGTGAAAAGGATTTTATTGAAGCATTTAATAGACCAGCGCCCATTGTTGCCGGTTACGTTGGCCAATTTGTTTTGAAACCTCTTCTTGGTTATTTATTTGGCACGATGGCGATGACATTTTTTGGCCTTCCAACTTCTTTAG GTGCTGGGATCATGCTTGCTTCTTGTGTTAGTGGGGCTCAGTTATCGAATTACGCCACTTTTTTAACGGACCCCACAATGGCCCCGCTAAGCATCGTTATGACATCACTCTCTACTGCTACTGCTGTTTTTGTGACCCCACTTTTGTCACTTTTGCTCATTGGAAAAAGGTTGCCCGTTGATGTACAAGGAATGATTTCCAATATTTTGCAAATTGTTGTTTCACCTGTTGCTGCTGGCTTACTTCTTAATCG ATTTTTGCCAAGAATTTCTAGTGCGATTCGACCCTTTTTGCCTCCATTATCAGTTTTAGTGACGTCACTATGTGTTGGGGCTCCTCTTGCAATAAACATTAACTCTGTTTTATCGCCTTTTGGCATATCGGTTGTGTTGCTTGTTATCGGGTTTCATTTATCAGCGTTTGTGCTTGGATATGTATTCACAGGCGTTGTATTCCATAATGCACCAGATGTTAAACCTCTTCAAAGAACTTTATCTTATGAAACAG GTATGCAAAGTAGTCTATTGGCACTTGCCCTGGCTAATAAATTCTTTCAAAATCCACTTGTTGGTGTACCTCCAGCCATATCT GTAGTAATCATGTCATTAATGGGATTTTCTCTTGTCATGATTTGGGATAAGAAGAAAGTCTAG